The following is a genomic window from Hymenobacter sp. APR13.
TGGAGTCGTGAGCAGCTGGCAAGCGGCTGGTGGCAGTTCAAGCAAACGACTGTGATGCAGTGTTTTAAGTTATTAAATACTCATTACTAAACACTCAATACTCTCAGATTCCACCCCTGCATGAACGCCCAAGCCCGCAAGGTTCGCTACTTCTTCTTCAGCCAGGATTTTTCCGACGCGCTGCGCATCACGCTGGCCGTGCTGCTGCCGGGCGTAGTGCTGGGCTGGCTGGGGCAGTTGGGCACCGGCGTGGAAGTGGCGCTGGGCGCGCTCTGCATCAGCATCACCGACTCGCCGGGGCCGGTGGTGCACCGCCGCAACGGCATGCTGGCGGGTATTCTGCTGCTGCCGGGGCTGGCCTTGCTCACGGGCCTGCTGCAGCCCTACATCTGGCTGCAGGGGCTGGAAATTGGGGTGCTGAGCTTTGTGTTCACGCTGTTTCTGGCCTACGGCAACCGGGCAGCTTCCGTCGGCTCGGCCGGGCTGCTGCTTGTTATTCTGATGATGGACCGAAGCCTCACGCTGCGCCAGCTGGTAGAATACGCCCTGCAGGTGACGGCCGGCGGCGTGTGGTATCTGCTGGTAAGCTTGCTCTGGTACCAGATCCGGCCCTACCGCCCGGCCCAGCAGGCGCTGGGCGAGTGTGTGCAGGCCATTGCCGGCTTCCTGCGCCTCAAGGCCGAATTCTACCGCACCGGCACTAAGCTCGACGACGACTTCCGCCGCCTGATGGCCCAGCAGGTGACCGTGAGCGAAAAGCAGGACGCCGTGCGCGAACTGCTGTTCAAAACCCGCCAGATGGTGAAGGAATCCACCGGCACGGGCCGCCGGCTGGTGCTCACCTTCGTGGATGCCGTGGACCTTTACGAGCACATCACGGTATCGTATTTCGACTACGCAGCCCTGCACGCCCGCTTCGAGGCCACCGGCGTGCTCGACGCCATTGCCGGGCTGGTAGAGCAAATGGCCGCCGAGCTGGAAAGCATCGGGCTGGCCATCGAAGCCAACCACGGCCACACGGCCCGCGTGAACCTCACGGCCGGCCTGGAGCAGCTCAAGGCCCGCATCGACGCCCTCGAAAACCCCACCCAGCCCGGCCACACGCTGGTGCTGAAGAAGATTCTGGTGAACCTGCGCAACCTCACCCAGCGCCTGCAGGACATCCTGGCCTACTTCGATGCCCAGGCGCCGGCCGCGCCCACTGTTACGGGGCGGGAACTGGAGTTCGGCAAGTTTGTAGGCCACCAGCAGTTCGGGCTGGCTCAGCTCCGCGACCATCTCACGCTCAGCTCCGGGGTGTTCCGGCACGCCGTACGCATGATGCTGGCCTGCCTGGCGGGCTTCGTGGTGGCCAAAGTGCTGCTGCCCGGC
Proteins encoded in this region:
- a CDS encoding FUSC family membrane protein; translation: MNAQARKVRYFFFSQDFSDALRITLAVLLPGVVLGWLGQLGTGVEVALGALCISITDSPGPVVHRRNGMLAGILLLPGLALLTGLLQPYIWLQGLEIGVLSFVFTLFLAYGNRAASVGSAGLLLVILMMDRSLTLRQLVEYALQVTAGGVWYLLVSLLWYQIRPYRPAQQALGECVQAIAGFLRLKAEFYRTGTKLDDDFRRLMAQQVTVSEKQDAVRELLFKTRQMVKESTGTGRRLVLTFVDAVDLYEHITVSYFDYAALHARFEATGVLDAIAGLVEQMAAELESIGLAIEANHGHTARVNLTAGLEQLKARIDALENPTQPGHTLVLKKILVNLRNLTQRLQDILAYFDAQAPAAPTVTGRELEFGKFVGHQQFGLAQLRDHLTLSSGVFRHAVRMMLACLAGFVVAKVLLPGHHSYWIIMTITYMLKPAFSLTKKRNINRVLGTLLGGVIGGLVLWLIDDRMVLVALLGVFMLISFSFTRSNYIVAVTFMTPFVLILFNFMGLGYLQVVEERVLDTIMGCLLAFAASYLLFPRWESDQLQDYMRAVLRANLRYLQTLQESLLGSPVAVLDYKLARKDVYVSSANLAAAFQRMMSEPRGKQHRPTEVHEFVVLNHILSSNVASITSGLLAGSTRPEQPGVLLRPLRQARQALHRSLRRLDPAEPAATPDATTIDPIPRRPDPASPDAQLTEQLEFIQKVSGDISKLTEEVLE